The DNA segment CCGACATCAAGGAGGAGTACTACTTCTCCTACCTGCTGGACCGGGCCAACCGGACCTTCCTCTGCATCGCCAGCGTCGCCGGCGGCATGGAGATCGAGACGGTCGCCGAGACCGACCCGGACCGGGTCGCGAAGGTCGCCATCGACGCCAGCAAGGGCGTCGACGAGGCCAAGGCGCGGGAGATCGTCACCCTCGCCAAGTTCCCGGCCGACGTCGCCGACCAGGTCGTCGACATCGCCGTGAAGCTGTGGCAGGCGTTCGTCGCCGAGGACGCGCTCCTCGTCGAGGTCAACCCGCTCGCCAAGGTGGGCGACGGCCGGGTGCTGGCCCTGGACGCCAAGGTCACGCTGGACGAGAACGCCGGCTTCCGGCACCCCGACCACGAGGCGCTCGAGGACAAGTCCGCCGTCGACCCGATCGAGCAGGCGGCGAAGGCCAAGAACCTCAACTACGTCAAGCTCGACGGCGAGGTCGGCATCATCGGCAACGGCGCGGGCCTGGTCATGTCGACGCTGGACGTCGTCGCGTACGCCGGTGAGAAGCACGGCGACGTGAAGCCGGCCAACTTCCTCGACATCGGTGGTGGCGCGAGCGCCCAGGTGATGGCGAACGGCCTGGAGATCGTGCTCGGCGACCCCTCCGTGAAGTCCGTCTTCGTCAACGTGTTCGGCGGCATCACCGCCTGTGACGCGGTCGCCAACGGCATCATCCAGGCCCTGGCCCTGCTCGCCGAGCGCGGCGAGACCGTCACCAAGCCGCTCGTGGTCCGCCTCGACGGCAACAACGCCGAAGAGGGTCGTGCCATCCTCGACGGAGCGAACAACCCGCTGGTCGAGCGGGTGGACACGATGGACGGAGCGGCCGCTCGCGCCGCCGAGCTCGCGGCTGCGGGGAAGTGAACTAATGGCTATCTGGCTCACCAAGGACTCCAAGGTCATCGTCCAGGGCATCACCGGTGGTGAGGGCTCCAAGCACACCAAGCGGATGCTCGCCGCGGGCACCCAGGTAGTCGGCGGCGTGAACCCGCGCAAGGCCGGCACCACCGTCGACTTCGACGGCACCGAGCTCCCGGTCTTCGCGACCGTCGCCGAGGCGATCAAGGAGACCGGCGCGGACGTCTCGGTCATCTTCGTGCCGCCGGCGTTCACCAAGGCCGCGGTCGTCGAGGCGATCGACGCCGAGATCCCGCTCGCCATCGTGATCACCGAGGGCGTGCCGGTGCAGGACTCGGCGTCCTTCTGGTCGTACAACGTGGCGAAGGGCGAGAAGACCCGGATCATCGGGCCGAACTGCCCCGGCATCGCGTCGCCGGGCGCCTCGAACGCCGGCATCATCCCGGCCGACATCACCCCGCAGGGCCGGATCGGCCTGGTCAGCAAGAGCGGCACGCTGACCTACCAGCTCATGTACGAGCTGCGCGAGTTCGGCTTCTCCACCGCCGTCGGCATCGGTGGTGACCCGATCATCGGCACCACGCACATCGACGCGCTGAAGGCGTTCCAGGAGGACCCGGACACCGACGCGATCGTCATGATCGGCGAGATCGGCGGCGACGCCGAGGAGCGTGCGGCCGAGTTCATCAAGGCCAACGTCACCAAGCCGGTCGTCGGCTACATCGCCGGCTTCACCGCGCCGCCCGGGAAGACGATGGGCCACGCCGGCGCCATCATCTCCGGCTCGGCCGGTACCGCCGACGCCAAGAAGTCGGCCCTCGAGGCGGCCGGCGTCAAGGTCGGCAAGACGCCGAGCGAGACCGCCCGCCTCATGCGCGAGGTCATGAGCTGAAGCAGCAGACAGGGCGCGCCGCCGGACGGATCATCGTGATCCGATCGGCGGCGCGCCGCTGTTTCTGCATCGCCGGAAGCCCCGTGGCGTGACAAGGTAGGTCGCGATGCCCAGCACAACCGACCGGCCAGACGGCTCGGAGGACCCGTTCGCGGTCGCCGAGGCGCTGCAATCCGTCGTGCGGGACACCGAAGAGGTGCCGATCGGGGCGAGGGAAGACACCCCCGGCGCGGAGGAGAGCGAGCGGCGGGACACCGTCGTCGTCGACGATGAGCTTCTCGGGCGGCGGGACACGGTCCGGCTGCCGAGCCAGCGCCGCCCGCCGGAACCCTCGCGCCGGGCGCCGCTGCTGGTCGCGGCCGGGTTCGCGACGCTCTGGGCCGGGCTGCTGAGCTACCTGCCGATCGCCGCGGTGATCGGCCTGGCCCGCACGCTCGAGGGCTCCGGTGGCATCGGCGGGGCAGCGCACGCCGGTCTGGCCGGCTGGCTGCTCGGGCACGGCCTGCCGATCGGCACGTCGATCGGCCCGCTCGCCGTCACGCCGCTGCTGCTCACGCTGCTGATCGTCTGGCGGCTGAACCGGGCCGGCCTGCACGTCACGAGGGCGGTGGGTGCTCGGCGCAGCGGCTCGACGGCCAGGGCACTCGGGGTCGCAAGCTCCATCGGTCTCGCGTACGCCCTGGTGGGAGCGCTCGCAGCGGTCGCGGTCGATGGCCGCGGCACCCAGATCTCCGCCGGCCGGGCCGCGCTGCACTTCTTCGTCCTCGGCTTGGCCGGGGCGCTCATCGGCTCGCTGCGCGGCACCGACGCGATCAGCGCGCTCGCCCGGCGCACGCCGCCGGTGCTGCGGCACGGCATCCGGACCGGGCTGATGGCGGCGTTCCTGATCCTCGGCGCCGGTGCGGTCGCCGGAGGGCTCTCGGTGGCGCTCGGTGGCGGCCAGGCCGCCGAGATGATCGCGGCCTACCAGACCGGGGTGGCCGGTCAGGCCGGCATCACGCTGATCAGCATCGGGTACGCGGTGAACGCCTCGATCTGGGCGGCCGCCTACCTGCTCGGGCCGGGATTCGCGCTCGGCGTCGCCTCCAAGGTCAGCGTCACCGAGGTCTCGGTCGGCCCGCTGCCGACCCTGCCCCTGGTCGCCGGGTTGCCGGACGGTCCGATGGGCGCGGCCGGCACGGCGCTGCTGCTCCTGCCGGTGATCGCCGGTGGCGCGGCCGGCTGGCTGCTGACCCAGCGCCTGCGGCACGGCCACCCCGGCATGCGGCGGACCGGCCGCCGCAACACCGGCACTCCGGACGCGCCCGCGTGGTCGCTGCTGATCGGCGCCGCCGCGCTCGCCGGACCGGTCGCCGGCGTCATGCTCGGGCTGATGGCGCGGTTCTCCGGCGGATCGCTCGGCGACGGGCGGCTCGCCCAGATCGGGCCGGACGCCATGCAGGTGGCCATCGTCGGCGCGATCGTCGCCGGTGTCTCGGTGGTGGCCGGCGCGGCCGCGGCCCGGCTGTTCGGACCGCAGCGCGCCGCTCGCTGATCTAGCTGTTCTCGCGCAGCCAGACGTTGTAGTCGAAGTCGGACGGGATCGTCAGCGCCAGGATCAGGAAGGCGATGCTGAGCACCAGCCCGGCGACGCTGGTGGCGAGACCCGCGATCGCGATGCCACGGTTCGTGGCGAGGCCGGAATCCGCCTTCTTCTTGCCGAGATAGCTGAAGACCAGGCCGACGATGCTGAGCACCCCGGCGACCGGCCAGCAGCACGAGATGGGGATGGAGACGATTCCGAGGATCATGCCGGTGAGGCCGAACGCGTTCTGCGGCTGAGCCGGCGGTCCCGGCGGAGGTCCGTAGGCCGGAGGTGGATATGCCACTGCGCCTTCCCTTCCTTGGTGAGGGAAACCCTAATGAACCGACTCGATCTACGCTGCCCTGCAAGCGGCCGGTTGCCGCAGCGACGATAGGGTGCACAGGTGACTGACCCCGCGCCCGCCCGCCTGGTCGTCCTCATCTCCGGATCGGGCAGCAACCTGCAGGCTCTTCTCGAAGCGACAAAGGATCCGGCGTACGGCGCCCAGGTGGTCGCCGTCGGCGCGGACCGGGACGGCATCGCCGGTCTCGACCACGCCACCGCCGCCGGCATCCCGACGTTCGTGGACTCGGTGAAGAACTACCCGAGCCGCGACGACTGGGATGCCGCTCTGACCGCGCACGTCGCCGAGCACCGCCCGGACCTGGTCATCTCGGCCGGGTTCCTGAAGCTGGTCGGCAAGAACTTCCTGGACGCGTTCGGCGACCGGTACATCAACACGCACAACGCGCTGCTCCCCGCCTTCCCCGGGATCCACGGGCCGCGGGACGCGCTCGCGTACGGAGTGAAGATCGCCGGCGCGACGCTCTTCTTCGTCGACGCCGGTGTCGACACCGGGCCGATCATCGCCCAGGTCAGCGTCCCCGTGCTCGACGGCGACACGGAGGACTCGCTCACCGAGCGGATCAAGGTGGCCGAACGCTGCCAGCTGGTGGAGTACGTCGGCCGGCTGGTCCGGGAGGGCTGGACCATCGAGGACAGAAAGGTACGGATCCCGTGACCACAGCTTCTGACGAGGGGCGTCGTCCGATCAAGCGGGCGCTGCTGAGCGTCTGGTACAAGGACGGCATCGTCGAGCTGGCCCAGGCGCTGCACGCGGCCGGCGTGGAGATCGTGTCGACCGGCTCGACCGCGTCGACCGTCGAGAAGGCCGGCGTGCCGGTCACCCGGGTGGAGCAGATCACCGGCTTCCCCGAGATCCTGAGCGACCGGGTGAAGACCCTGCACCCGAAGGTGCACGGGGGTCTCCTCGCCGACATGCGGCTGGAGAGCCACGTCAGCGAGCTCGCCGAGCACGACATCAAGCCGTTCGACCTGCTGGTCAGCAACCTCTACCCGTTCACCGAGACCGTCGCGTCCGGTGCCGGCGAAGAGGAGTGCATCGCCAAGATCGACATCGGTGGGCCGGCGATGGTCCGCGCCGCTGCCAAGAACCATGCCTCCGTCGCCGTGGTGACGGCCGTCTCGTCGTACCCCCTGATCTCGGAGGCCCTGGCGAACGGCGGTTTCTCGCTGACGCAGCGCAAGCTGCTCGCCGCTCGCGCCTTCGCCGACATCGCCGAGTACGACGTGGCCGTGGCGAACTGGACCGCCTCCACATTGGCGCCCGAGGAGTGGCCCGCCTTCGCCGGGCTCGCCCTGCGTCGCTCGTCGGTGTTGCGCTACGGGGAGAACCCGCACCAGCAGGCCGCCCTCTACGTCGACGCCGAGGCGCCGGCCGGGCTCGCCCAGGCCGAGCAGCTGCACGGCAAGGAGATGTCCTACAACAACTACGTCGACGCGGACGCCGCCTGGCGCAGCGCGAACGACTTCACCGAACCGTGCGTCGCGATCATCAAGCACGCCAACCCGTGTGGCATCGCGGTCGGCGCCGACGTGGCCGAGGCGCACCGGAAGGCACACGCCTGCGACCCGGTGTCGGCGTTCGGTGGTGTCGTCGCGGTGAACGCCCCGGTGACCTCGGAACTCGCGCGGCAGCTCGGTGAGATCTTCACCGAGGTGATCGTGGCGCCGTCCTTCGAGCCGGAGGCGCTGGCGCTGTTCAAGGAGAAGAAGAACCTGCGCGTGCTCGTGGCGCCGGCCTGGAACCCGCCGCCCGCCGAGATCAAGCAGGTCGGCGGCGGTGTCCTCGTGCAGCTCGCCGACCGGATCGACGCCCCCGGCGACGACCCGGCGAACTGGACCCTGGCCTGCGGTTCCCCTGCCTCCCCCGACGTACTGGCCGACCTGGTCTTCGCGTGGCGGGCCATCCGCAGCGTCAAGAGCAACGCGATCCTGCTCGCCTCCGGCGGTGCCACCGTCGGCGTCGGCATGGGCCAGGTCAACCGGGTCGACTCGGCTCGGCTCGCCGTATCCCGGGCCGGTGCCGACCGCGCCGCCGGCAGTGTGGCGGCTTCGGACGCGTTCTTCCCGTTCCCGGACGGTCTCGAAGTGCTGATCGAAGCCGGTGTGAAGGCTGTGGTGCAGCCCGGTGGCTCGATCCGGGACAACCTGGTGATCGAGGCGGCGGAGAAGGCCGGCCTGACCGTCTACCTGACCGGGACGCGGCACTTCTACCACTGACGTTCGGCGCTTGGCCTACGGCTCACGAGGGTGTGCCGTAGGCCAAGCCCGTTTCCGGCGGTGTTCAGGTGTCTGGGCTGGTGCACCGGGGTGGGAGCTGCGGGTCCGGCCGTAATCCACCGGCAGGCGGCGCAAAGTCCGCCGATCACGGCAGCAGGTGGCCCGGCCCGTTGAGATCGTGCGCGAGAGG comes from the Actinoplanes sp. OR16 genome and includes:
- the purN gene encoding phosphoribosylglycinamide formyltransferase; amino-acid sequence: MTDPAPARLVVLISGSGSNLQALLEATKDPAYGAQVVAVGADRDGIAGLDHATAAGIPTFVDSVKNYPSRDDWDAALTAHVAEHRPDLVISAGFLKLVGKNFLDAFGDRYINTHNALLPAFPGIHGPRDALAYGVKIAGATLFFVDAGVDTGPIIAQVSVPVLDGDTEDSLTERIKVAERCQLVEYVGRLVREGWTIEDRKVRIP
- the sucD gene encoding succinate--CoA ligase subunit alpha codes for the protein MAIWLTKDSKVIVQGITGGEGSKHTKRMLAAGTQVVGGVNPRKAGTTVDFDGTELPVFATVAEAIKETGADVSVIFVPPAFTKAAVVEAIDAEIPLAIVITEGVPVQDSASFWSYNVAKGEKTRIIGPNCPGIASPGASNAGIIPADITPQGRIGLVSKSGTLTYQLMYELREFGFSTAVGIGGDPIIGTTHIDALKAFQEDPDTDAIVMIGEIGGDAEERAAEFIKANVTKPVVGYIAGFTAPPGKTMGHAGAIISGSAGTADAKKSALEAAGVKVGKTPSETARLMREVMS
- the sucC gene encoding ADP-forming succinate--CoA ligase subunit beta; protein product: MDLFEYQGRDLFERHGLPVLGGGVAETPQEARAIAERLGGKVVVKAQVKVGGRGKAGGVKLADGADEAEARATDILGMDIKGHTVHKVMLAETADIKEEYYFSYLLDRANRTFLCIASVAGGMEIETVAETDPDRVAKVAIDASKGVDEAKAREIVTLAKFPADVADQVVDIAVKLWQAFVAEDALLVEVNPLAKVGDGRVLALDAKVTLDENAGFRHPDHEALEDKSAVDPIEQAAKAKNLNYVKLDGEVGIIGNGAGLVMSTLDVVAYAGEKHGDVKPANFLDIGGGASAQVMANGLEIVLGDPSVKSVFVNVFGGITACDAVANGIIQALALLAERGETVTKPLVVRLDGNNAEEGRAILDGANNPLVERVDTMDGAAARAAELAAAGK
- the purH gene encoding bifunctional phosphoribosylaminoimidazolecarboxamide formyltransferase/IMP cyclohydrolase, with translation MTTASDEGRRPIKRALLSVWYKDGIVELAQALHAAGVEIVSTGSTASTVEKAGVPVTRVEQITGFPEILSDRVKTLHPKVHGGLLADMRLESHVSELAEHDIKPFDLLVSNLYPFTETVASGAGEEECIAKIDIGGPAMVRAAAKNHASVAVVTAVSSYPLISEALANGGFSLTQRKLLAARAFADIAEYDVAVANWTASTLAPEEWPAFAGLALRRSSVLRYGENPHQQAALYVDAEAPAGLAQAEQLHGKEMSYNNYVDADAAWRSANDFTEPCVAIIKHANPCGIAVGADVAEAHRKAHACDPVSAFGGVVAVNAPVTSELARQLGEIFTEVIVAPSFEPEALALFKEKKNLRVLVAPAWNPPPAEIKQVGGGVLVQLADRIDAPGDDPANWTLACGSPASPDVLADLVFAWRAIRSVKSNAILLASGGATVGVGMGQVNRVDSARLAVSRAGADRAAGSVAASDAFFPFPDGLEVLIEAGVKAVVQPGGSIRDNLVIEAAEKAGLTVYLTGTRHFYH
- a CDS encoding DUF6350 family protein, which translates into the protein MPSTTDRPDGSEDPFAVAEALQSVVRDTEEVPIGAREDTPGAEESERRDTVVVDDELLGRRDTVRLPSQRRPPEPSRRAPLLVAAGFATLWAGLLSYLPIAAVIGLARTLEGSGGIGGAAHAGLAGWLLGHGLPIGTSIGPLAVTPLLLTLLIVWRLNRAGLHVTRAVGARRSGSTARALGVASSIGLAYALVGALAAVAVDGRGTQISAGRAALHFFVLGLAGALIGSLRGTDAISALARRTPPVLRHGIRTGLMAAFLILGAGAVAGGLSVALGGGQAAEMIAAYQTGVAGQAGITLISIGYAVNASIWAAAYLLGPGFALGVASKVSVTEVSVGPLPTLPLVAGLPDGPMGAAGTALLLLPVIAGGAAGWLLTQRLRHGHPGMRRTGRRNTGTPDAPAWSLLIGAAALAGPVAGVMLGLMARFSGGSLGDGRLAQIGPDAMQVAIVGAIVAGVSVVAGAAAARLFGPQRAAR
- a CDS encoding DUF4190 domain-containing protein, with the translated sequence MAYPPPAYGPPPGPPAQPQNAFGLTGMILGIVSIPISCCWPVAGVLSIVGLVFSYLGKKKADSGLATNRGIAIAGLATSVAGLVLSIAFLILALTIPSDFDYNVWLRENS